CCTATCTGTGAATGTGTTTACCTACCTAACACTATATAGGCCTATCTGTGAATGTGTTTACCTACCAAACACTATATAGGCCTTTCTGTGAATGTGTTTACCTACCAAACACTATATAGGCCTATCTGTGAATGTGTTTACCTACCTAACACTATATAGGCCTATCTGTGaatgtgtttacctgtgtgtgtgtgtgtgtctttgaacctgtgtgtgtgtgtgtgtgtgtgtgtctttgtccctgtgtgtgtgtgtctttgtatctgtgtgtgtgtgtgtgtctgtgtgtgtgtctttgtacctgtgtgtgtgtgtgtgtgtgtgtgtctttgtccctgtgtgagtgtgtgtgtgtgtgtgcctgtgtgtgtgtgcgcgtgtgtgtgtgtgtgtgtgtgtgtacctgtgagaGGCTGCAGCACCACCTTGGTAACAGGGTCTCCATCATAATCTCCGTACTCCAACACGGTGAGCTGAGACTGACAGGGCTTGGGGTTCTCACAACCTGCAGAGAGACTGGCAATGAGACTGACAGGGCTTGGGGTTCTCACAACCTGCAGAGAGACTGGCAATGAGACTGACAGGGCTTGGGGTTCTCACAACCTGCAGAGAGACTGGCAATGAGACTGACAGGGCTTGGGGTTCTCACAACCTGCAGAGAGACTGGCAATGAGACTGACAGGGCTTGGGGTTCTCACAACCTGCAGAGAGACTGGCAATGAGACTGACAATGAGACTGACAGGGCTTGGGGTTCTCACAACCTGCAGAGAGACTGGCAATGAGACTGACAATGAGACTGACAGGGCTTGGGGTTCTCACAACCTGCAGAGAGACTGGCAATGAGACTGACAATGAGACTAACAGGGCTTGGGGTTCTCACAACCTGCAGAGAGACTGGCAATGAGACTGGCAATGAGACTAACAGGGCTTGGGGTTCTCACAACCTGCAGAGAGACTGGCAATGAGACTGACAGGGCTTAGGGTTCTCACAACCTGCAGAGAGACTGGCAATGAGACTGACAATGAGACTGACAGGGCTTGGGGTTCTCACAACCTGCAGAGAGACTGGCAATGAGACTGACAATGAGACTGACAGGGCTTGGGGTTCTCACAACCTGCAGAGAGACTGGCAATGAGACTGACAGGGCTTGGGGTTCTCACAACCTGCAGAGAGACTGGCAATGAGACTGACAGGGCTTGGGGTTCTCACAACCTGCAGAGAGACTGGCAATGAGACTGACAGGGCTTGGGGTTCTCACAACCTGCAGAGAGACTGGCAATGAGACTGACAGGGCTTGGGGTCCTCACAACCTGCAGAGAGACTGGCAATGAGACTGACAGGGCTTGGGGTTCTCACAACCTGCAGAGAGACTGACAATGAGACTGACAGGGCTTGGGGTTCTCACAACCTGCAGAGAGACTGGCAATGAGACTGACAGGGCTTGGGGTTCTCACAACCTGCAGAGAGACTGACAATGAGACTAACAGGGCTTGGGGTTCTCACAACCTGCAGAGAGACTGGCAATGAGACTGACAGATCTACAACTAACATTTCAACGTGAATTTGGCCGGTAACCTGCAGAGAGACTGGCAATGAGACGGGACAGATCTACAACTAACATTTCTATGTGCATTTGGTCGGTAACCTGACAGAGAGACTTGCTGTCAGTGAAAGTGACAGATCTAGAACTAACATTTCTATGTGCATTTGGTCGGTAGCCCAAAAGGTTACATACTGCAGCTTTAAAGAGAGTAACTTTCATGAAGAAAAGGAATCCGTGGAAACCCGGATGTTTGCAGTGAAACACGACAACTCTGGTCTTCATTTTGACAGTTGGTTGGTCTTTCTGCGCTCCACGGGGGATTTGAACTGACGCTGTGGCAATAGATGTCATGAACTGGGCGCCGTACCTCTGTGAGCTAACCGTACCTCTGTGAGCTAACCGTACCTCTGTGAGCTAACCTCACCTCTGTGAGCTAACCTCACCTCTGTGAGCTAACCGTACCTCTGTGAGCTAACCGTACCTCTGTGAGCTAACCGTACCTCTGTGAGCTAACCGTACCTCTGTGAGCTAACCTTACCTCTGTGAGCTAACCTCACCTCTGTGAGCTAACCTTACCACTACCACTGTGAGCTAACCGTACCTCTGTGAGCTAACCGTACCTCTGTGAGCTAACCTCACCTCTGTGAGCTAACCTTACCTCTGTGAGCTAACCTTACCTCTGTGAGCTAACCGTACCTCTGTGAGCTAACCTCACCTCTGTGAGCTAACCTTACCTCTGTGAGCTAACCGTACCTCTGTGAGCTAACCTCACCTCTGTGAGCTAACCTCACCTCTGTGAGCTAACCTCACCTCTGTGAGCTAACCGTACCTCTGTGAGCTAACCTCACCTCTGTGAGCTAACCTCACCTCTGTGAGCTAACCGTACCTCTGTGAGCTAACCTCACCTCTGTGAGCTAACCTCACCTCTGTGAGCTAACCTCACCTCTGTGAGCTAACCGTACCTCTGTGAGCTAACCTCACCTCTGTGAGCTAACCTCACCTCTGTGAGCTAGCCTTACCACAACCACTGTGAGCTAACTGTACCTCTGTGAGCTAACCTTACCACTACCACTGTGAGCTAATCGTACCTCTGTGAGctaacctgagagagagagagagagagagagagagagagagagagagagagagagagagagagagagagagagagacagggagagagagagagagagagagagagagagagagagagacagagacagagagagagagagagagactcaggttCTTACCGTCTGTTCCTTGGATACACATCATGTGTGTTCTTCCCTCTGTGGTGTTTTCACCGATGGAGAAGTCTATagtcatcttctcctcctctacccagcctctcacctggaggaaacacatcacatctatagtaatctactcctcctctacccagcctctcacctggaggaaacacatcacatctatagtcatctactcctcctctacccagcctctcacctggaggaaacacatcacatctatagtcatctactcctcctctacctagcttctcacctggaggaaacacatcacatctatagtaatctactcctcctctacctagcttctcacctggaggaaacacatcacatctatagtcatcttctcctcctctacctagcttctcacctggaggaaacacatcacatctatagTAATAtactcctcctctacccagcctctcacctggaggaaacacatcacatctacagtcatctactcctcctctacctagcttctcacctggaggaaacacatcacatctatagtcatctactcctcctctacccagcctctcacctggaggaaacacatcacatctatagtcatctactcctcctctacccagcTTCTCACCTGGAGGATACACATCACATCTACagtcatcttctcctcctctacccagcttctcacctggaggatacacatcacatctatagtcatctactcctcctctactcctcctctacccagcttctcacctggaggaaacacatcacatctacagtcatctactcctcctctactcctcctctacccagcctctCACCTGGAGGATACACATCACATCTACagtcatcttctcctcctctacccagcttctcacctggaggatacacatcacatctatagtcatctactcctcctctactcctcctctacccagcttctcacctggaggaaacacatcacatctacagtcatcttctcctcctctactcctcctctacccagcctctcacctggaggaaacacatcacatctatagtcatcttctcctcctctactcctcctctacccagcttctcacctggaggatacacatcacatctatagtcatctactcctcctctactcctcctctacccagcttctcacctggaggaaacacatcacatctacagtcatctactcctcctctactcctcctctacccagcctctcacctggaggatacacatcacatctatagtcatcttctcctcctctactcctcctctacccagcttctcacctggaggatacacatcacatctatagtcatcttctcctcctctactcctcctctacccagcctctcacctggaggaaacacatcacatctatagtcatcttctcctcctctacctagcttctcacctggaggaaacacatcacatctatagtcatctactcctcctctacccagcttctcacctggaggaaacacatcacatctacagtcatcttctcctcctctacccagcctctctactggaggaaacacatcacatctatagtcatcttctcctcctctactcctcctctacctagcttctcacctggaggaaacacatcacatctatagtcatcttctcctcctctactcctcctctacccagcttctcacctggaggatacacatcacatctatagtcatcttctcctcctctactcctcctctacccagcctctcacctggaggaaacacatcacatctatagtcatcttctcctcctctacctagcttctcacctggaggaaacacatcacatctatagtcatctactcctcctctacctagcttctcacctggaggaaacacatcacatctatagtcatctactcctcctctacccagcctctcacctgtaggaaacacatcacatctatagtcatcttctcctcctctactcctcctctactcctcctctactcctcctctactcctcctctacccagcctctcacctgtaggaaacacatcacatctatagtcatcttctcctcctctactcctcctctactcctcctctactcctcctctacccagcttctcacctggaggaaacacatcacatctacagtcatcttctcctcctctacccagcctctCACCTGGAGGAATTACATCACATCTACagtcatcttctcctcctctacccagcctctcacctggaggaaacacatcacatctacagtcatctactcctcctctactcctcctctacccagcttctcacctggaggaaacacatcacatctacagtcatctactcctcctctactcctcctctacccagcctctcacctggaggaaacacatcacatctatagtcatcttctcctcctctacctagcttctcacctggaggaaacacatcacatctatagtcatcttctcctcctctacccagcttctcacctggaggaaacacatcacatctacAGTCATCTACTCCTCCCCTACCTAGCTTCTCACCTGgaggaaacacatcacatctacagtcatcttctcctcctctacctagcttctcacctggaggaaacacatcacatctacagtcatcttctcctcctctactcctcctctacccagcttctcacctggaggaaacacatcacatctacagtcatctactcctcctctacctagcttctcacctggaggaaacacatcacatctacagtcatctactcctcctctactcctcctctacccagcttctcacctggaggaaacacatcacatctacagtcatcttctcctcctctacctagcttctcacctggaggaaacacatcacatctacagtcatcttctcctcctctacctagcTTCTCACCTGGAGGAAACACATATTAAATGATGAGCTACAAATGTTCTCATGCtgagtagggtgtgtgtgtgtggtgtggtggtgtgtgtgcgtgtgtgcgtaccAGTGCTAGGTAAACCTTGGTAGCTCTGCGGTCTTTAAAACAGTGGTAGACCCGGCCAGCAGCAGCCTTGTTCAGAGCCACACACAGAACCCCACTGGTGGAGTAGTCCAGTTGGTGACAgaacctgacagagagagagagagagagagagacagagggagagagagagggagagagagagagagagagagagacagagagagagagagagagagaaagagagacagagagagagagattgcacaGAGTGcgagattacacagatccacaaagaattcgaaaacaaatccaattttgataaactcccatatctactgggtgaaataccacagtgtgacatcacaacagcaagatttgtgacctgttgccacaagaaaagggaccccagtgaagaacaaacaccattgtaaatacaacccatatttatgcttatttattttatcttgtgtactttaaccatttgtacattgttataacactgtatatatacataatatgacatttgtaatgtctttattgttttgaaacttctgtaagtgtaatgtttactgttaatttgtattgtttatttcacttttgtataatatctacctcacttgctttggcaatgttaacacatgtttcccatgccaataaagccccttgaattgagagagagatagagagacagagactaagagagagagagaaagagagagatagagagagagagagagacagagaccgagagagagagagaaagagagagatagagatagagagacagagagacagacagacagagagagagagagagagatagagacagagaccgagagtgTGTTTCTCTTACTTGAAACCATAGTACGTGCCAGGGTCGGCCAGCTCAGGGAAGCTCAGCCCCAGCTGTCTCTAGACAGTGTGTTTCTCTTACCTGAATCCATAGTACGTGCCAGGGTCGGCCAACTCAGGGAAGCTCAGCCCCAGCTGTCTCTAGACCGTGTGTTTCTCTTACCTGAATCCATAGTACGTCCCAGGGTCGGCCAGCTCAGGGAAGCTCAGGGAAGCTCAGCCCCAGCTGTCTCTAGACCGTGTGTTTCTCTTACCTGAATCCATAGTACGTCCCAGGGTCGGCCAGCTCAGGGAAGCTCAGCCCCAGCTGTCTCTAGACAGTGTGTTTCTCTTACCTGAATCCATAGTACGTCCCAGGGTCGGCCAGCTCAGGGAAGCGGAGTCCCAACTGTTTCTGGACAGTGTGTTTCTCGTACCACATCTTGCTGTCGATGCGGATGTCCCAGTGCTTATCCACTATGATGTAGTcacagctctgatacagaaccTTCAGACTGTCAACACTGGCGGTTTCCACACCACTGGCCGGTTCCACACCGCTGTCTGGTTGCACACTGGTCGGTTCCCTCAGACTGTCCACACCGCCAGGTTCCATACTGCCAGGTTCCACACCGGCAGGTTCCATACTTCCCGGTTCCACACCTGCAGGTTCCATACTTCCCGGTTCCACACCTGCAGGTTCCATACTTCCCGGTTCCACACCTGCAGGTTCCATACTGCTAGGTTCCATACTGCTAGGTTCCACACCTGCAGGTTCCATACTGCTAGGTTCCATACTGCTAGGTTCCATACTGCTAGGTTCCATACTGCTAGGTTCCATACTGCTAGGTTCCATACTGCTAGGTTCCATACATCCCGGTTCCACAACGGCAGGTTCCATACTCACCACTCAGCTCAGCCTGACCTGCTGAAACACGAGACAACACGAGGGACTGATGATGTGCTTAATTTGGACGTTTATTGCCAAAGAGAGATTTTAgtcgcgcaattttacatctaagatgtttggtgcagtatttattattttatttattatttgcaTGAAAACGGGTCCTTTCTCGttgactttattgaagaatctctactgttgaccaaaCAACTCAAatacaattaaattcaattcaatttcaatttcaattcaaggggctttattgtcaaTGGGAAACGTGTGTTTAcgttgtcaaagcaagtgaagtagataataaacaaaagtgaaataaacaataaaaatgaacagtaaacattacactcatagaagttccaaaataataaagacattacaaatgtcatattatgtctatatacagtgttgaaaagatgtacaaatagttaaagtacaaaagggaaaataaataaacaaatggcCTGAttgtttaatttaactaggcaagtcagttaagatcaacttcttatttacaatgacggcctactccggctgacgctgagccaattgtgtgccgccctataggactcccaatcacggccagatgtgattcagcctggattcgaaccagggactgtagtagtgacgcctctagcactgagatgcggtgcctCAGACAGACAGCTCCGCCACTCGAGAGCCCTGATGACGTCATAAATATATTAAATAATCACCGACGACGGGGAGTAAGTACACTTCGGCTTGCCTCGAGAAAAAATGTCGTGTGCCCCAACAGCCGGAGAAAAAAAAACCCACCGGagtccaaaaacaaacaaaaaacgtaacaaaacgtggtaATAATATTTGCATGTGACGTTCCGATCTTTTTAGGCTGGGAAACATCAGGACGAATTAACTGCGCATCACatccctgtctgcctgtctgcctgcctgcctgcctgtctgtctgcctgcctgcctgcctgcctgtctgtctgcctgtctgtctgcctgcctgctgtaCACAGATATATGAGTTGCACTGTTTTACTAGATACAATAGCTAATTAAAGAGTTTATATTATACAATGGACAGGCAGTGGTACGATGTAACAAACATTCATTCGCCTGCTAACGTTAAGTAACGATAGCTGACGTTATCTAAGTTAGCAAGCTATCTATCTAGCTAAATCAGAATAGTTTACAGTCAGTGTCCTTTTTTCGGTACGTTAGATTGTTATCTAGCGAGTTAGTACAATTGATTTGAAAAGTAGTTTAATGGTGTTATATACCTGTTTATTATTAAGTCTCTCCAGTAGACCCACATGTACATTACAGAGACCAGAAACAAACCAAAAACACGGAAGCTGTGACAACGTCGTAGTGACGGAGAAGCACTAACAACCAATCACAGCCCAAAGAAGCGTTGAATACGCCTACAAATTCAAATTTTCCTTGTTCCGAAAGAAACGGTGTTTTACTGACGCTACTCGATACTACTAACGTTAAGACATTTTCGTGTTTTCACAGTGAGAAAAATCCTACCCTTTTTTTGTTTATCAGTTTTACACACATCCATttgcttttttggggggggaacaAAGGCAAATTAGGTCCTGacaagtattttttattttaacttttatttaacaag
This DNA window, taken from Oncorhynchus mykiss isolate Arlee unplaced genomic scaffold, USDA_OmykA_1.1 un_scaffold_130, whole genome shotgun sequence, encodes the following:
- the LOC110514123 gene encoding RNA pseudouridylate synthase domain-containing protein 1 translates to MEPAVVEPGCMEPSSMEPSSMEPSSMEPSSMEPSSMEPSSMEPAGVEPSSMEPSSMEPAGVEPGSMEPAGVEPGSMEPAGVEPGSMEPAGVEPGSMEPGGVDSLREPTSVQPDSGVEPASGVETASVDSLKVLYQSCDYIIVDKHWDIRIDSKMWYEKHTVQKQLGLRFPELADPGTYYGFRFCHQLDYSTSGVLCVALNKAAAGRVYHCFKDRRATKVYLALVRGWVEEEKMTIDFSIGENTTEGRTHMMCIQGTDGCENPKPCQSQLTVLEYGDYDGDPVTKVVLQPLTGRTHQLRVHCEAVGHPIVGDYTYSLGEDSAPYRMMLHAHLLHLPLEPLPLQAAAPDPFTTPTDPRWRPQRCLRTVEGVVETLLEHRAAEERTEREEKKRQQEERSRQQEERRKRWRGREESEEQRRMCQQWLSEWTDV